The stretch of DNA CTACTTTGTCACTTTTCCCACAGACCCTATTGGACACTGTGGGTGACCAGGAAGAGGACCCAGACAGCGCCAATATGCTGGTCCAGTCAGAGGAGTCCCTGGGCGAACATGTGACAGGGGGTGTGGTCCAGGGATGGAAGAGTGTGCAGAGGAGACTAGGGGACCTCCTGAGTCAGGGTGAGAGGGGATGAAGCGGCACCgtgttccctacgtagtgcaccaCTTATGAACATAGGGCCATTTTGGACGCACACAGCGACTTGTAGGAGATAAACATGAATTTGTTTATGACTAAAGAAATATTCAGTGGTTTTTGTGTGTATAGGTCGCGTGGCTGTGGGGACCGACCAGGATAAGCTCTTGGCCCAGCTGGAGACAGAGTTGGATCAGAGTCAACAGTTGGTCAAACTGCAGCAGCATCTACTACAGGTGGACTATACCCGCTACAATGTTACGGCTCGTTACTAAAGAATCTGACACTTGCTACACTGTTACGACTCGTTACTAAAGAAACCGACACGCTACAATGTTACGGCTCGTTACTAAAGAAACCGACACGCTACAATGTTACGGCTCGTTACTAAAGAAACTGACACGCTACAATGTTACGGCTCGTTACTGAAGAAACCGACACCCGCTACAATGTTACGGCTCGTTACTGAAGAAACCGACACCCGCTACAATGTTACGGCTCGTTACTGAAGAAACCGACACCCGCTACAATGTTACGGCTCGTTACTGAAGAAACAGACACCCGCTACAATGTTACGGCTCGTTACTAAAGAAACCGACACCCGCTACAATGTTACGGCTCGTTACTGAAGAAACCGACACCTGCTACAATGTTACGGCTCGTTACTGAAGAAACCGACACCCGCTACAATGTTACGGCTCGTTACTGAAGAAACCGACACCCGCTACAATGTTACGGCTCGTTACTAAAGAAACCGGCACCCGCTACAATGTTACGGCTCGTTACTAAAGAAACTGACACCCGCTACAATGTTACGGCTCGTTACTAAAGATACCGACACCCGCTACAATGTTACGGCTCGTTACTAAAGAAACCGACACCCGCTACAATGTTACGGCTCGTTACTAAAGAAACCGACACCCGCTACAATGTTACGGCTCGTTACTAAAGAAACCGACACCCGCTACAATGTTACGGCTCGTTACTAAAGAAACCGACACCTGCTACAATGTTACGGCTCGTTACTAAAGAAACCGACACCCGCTACAATGTTACGGCTCGTTACTAAAGAAACCGACACCCGCTACAATGTTACGGCTCGTTACTAAAGAAACCGACACCTGCTACAATGTTACGGCTCGTTACTAAAGAAACCGACACCTGCTACAATGTTACGGCTCGTTACTGAAGAAACCGACACCCGCTACAATGTTACGGCTCGTTACTAAAGAAACCGACACCTGCTACAATGTTACTGCTCGTTACTAAAGAAACCGACACCTGCTACAATGTTACGGCTCGTTACTGAAGAAACCGGCACCCGCTACAATGTTACAGCTCGTTACTAAAGAAACCGACACGCGCTACGATGTTAGGGCTAGCTACTAAAGAAACCGACACGCGCTACGATGTTAGGGCTAGCTACTAAAGAATCAGACACGCGCTACGATGTTAGGGCTAGCTACTAAAGAAACCGACACACCCTACGATGTTAGGGCTAGCTACTAAAGAAACCGACACACCCTACAATGTTACGGCTCGTTACTAAAGAAACCGACACGCGCTACGATGTTAGGGCTAGCTACTAAAGAAACCGACACACCCTACAATGTTACGGCTAGTTACTAAAGAAACCGACACGCGCTAAAATGTTACGGCTAATTACTATAGAAACCGACACACGCTAAAATGTTATGGCTAGTTACTAAAGAAACCGACACGCGCTAAAATGTTACGGCTAATTACTATAGAAACCGACACGCGCTAAAATGTTATGGCTAATTACTAAAGAAACCGACACGCGCTAAAATGTTACGGCTAATTACTATAGAAACCGACACGCTAAAATGTTATGGCTAGTTACTAAAGAAACCGACACGCGCTAAAATGTCATCCCCCTTTTCCATGTCATCCCCCTTTTCCATGTCATCCCCCTTCTTCCATGTCATCCCCCTTCTTCCATGTCATCCCCCTTCTTCCATGTCATCCCCCTTCTTCCATGTCATCCCCCTTCTtccatgccctctctctcctctcctctcctccatctctacctacctcccctccccattTCCCCATGTAATCTCCCCCTTCCCAGGACAGTGTGATCACTCCGGTCCCGGCCGCTCTGACAGACTGCTACTTCCTGGAAGAGTGGGAGCGGCTTCAGGACAGCTGGGCGGAGCTAGAACACCAGAAGCGGAGCTTCCATAGGGAGAGACGGGCCTTCACCGACGCCGCCATCCGATTGGGCCACGAGGTGAGGGACGGGAGAGacaggaaagggggagggagtgaaAACGGTCTCCTTGGATTGAAAGAAAGATTAGAGGGATGGGTGGTTAGGGAAAGAGGGATAccaagtcagttgtacaactgaatgcagtcacctgaaatgtgtcttccgcatttaacccaacccctcttagTGAAGTGTTTGACTGTAATTATTTTATTACGTACTTAGTgtctcaaatcaattcaaatttgtattggtcacatacatggttagcagatgttattgcaagtgtagcgaaatgcttgtaatacATTAGaaaaaagatgtgtgtgtgtgtgtgtgtgtgtgtagagacgtGAGTTTGAGCAACAGAGGGCCTGTGTGGTGAAGCAGCAGTATCTGTTTGACTCTCCGTTGGGGAGGACGTTGCAGCGTCACAACAGGAGAGAGAGCACCGTCCTCAGTGAGTCAGCATAAATCTTGTTCTAtgcatctactgtatatacatgacatgaccagaagtatgtgaacacctgttggtcaaacatctcattccaaaatcatgggcattaatatggagttggtccccctccactcttctgggaaggatttccactagatgttggaacattgctgcatggacttacttccattcagccatgagcattagtgaggtcgggctctGTTggacaattaggcctggctcatagTCGGCGTTCTAAATTTTCcctaaggtgttcgatggggttgaggtcagggctctgagcaggccagtcaagttcttccacaccgatctctgcaaaccatttctgtatggaccttactttgtgcacaggggcattgtcatgctgaaacaggaaagggccttccgcaaactgttgccacaaagttggaagcgcagaatcgtctagaatgtaagtgtatgctgtagcattaagatttcccttcactggaactaaggcgcctagctcgaaccatgaaaaacagccccagaacattattcctccaccaccaaactttacagttggctctATACATTGGGgctggtagcgttctcctggcatcctccaaacccagatttgtccgttggactgccagatggtgaagcgtgattcatcactctagagaacgcgtttccactgctccagagtctaatggcagTGAGCTATACACCACTGTGTATGGTGGTCctaagcttgtgtgcggctgctcggccatggaaacccacttcatgaagctcccgacgaacagttattgtgtcgatgttgcttctagaggcagttcgGAACTgactgttgcaaccgaggacagactatttttactcGCTACGTGcctcagcactcggtggtcctgttctgtgagcttgcgtggcctaccactttgcggctgagccgttgttgctcctagatgtttccacttcacaataatggCACTTAGTTGACAGGAGCAGCTCTAGCTCCTATCACTGTGCCATGTTGAAAATCAgttaggccattctactgccaatgtttgtctatgaagattgcatggcggtgtgctcgattttatacagctGTCAGCAAGGAACGTGGCTGAAAAAGCCGAagctactaatttgaaggggtgtccacatacttttgtaatgtagtgtatattgggtattcccgagtggcgcagcggtctaaggcactgcatctcaggtcTGATGCGTCAcagcagacaccctggtttgattccaggctgtatcacaaccgggccgtgattgggagtcccataggatggcgcacaattgtcccagcgttgtccgggtttggccgcggTAGGCcgtccattgtaaataagaatttgttcttatctgacttgcctagttaaatgtaaaatattggccatataccacaaacccctgaggtgccttattgctgttgtAAACTGGTCACCAATGTACATTTTTACTTtgtttttgtcatacccatggtacatgtctgatataccatggctttcagccaatcagtatttAGGCTCcaactacccagtttataatcaaCAATGAACACTACATACTGCTAGATATTTGCAAAAGCGTTGCTAGTTTGGTTTCGACTATAGTTATTGCTTTACTAAAGGGTTTTACTAAAGCATCGTATTTTAGTCACTTCAGGGGATTCCTGTGTGCACTCGCAGATCTCTCAGATTCTGATCACATGATCTTGTCCGGCTGCCGGCCGGCCACGCCCTCCTCTGCCGAGTCTGGGATCATACCCTGGTTAGGGTCATCGGTGTCTCTGCAGGTTCATGGCAAAGTCAAAGTTCACACGCCCAGCACCCCGGAGCTCTACTCTGCCCTCCAACTGCCCTACAGCTGCAGGTCAGGCCCAGACATGTCCTGGCTCAgttccaaatggccccctattccctatttggtgCTCTGTTATTGACCAGGGCCTGGTCAGAAGTaggccactatatagggaatgggatgTCATTTAAGATGTGGACCTAGTTACTAAACTGTTAAATCCATCCAGTCTCATCATTCTTCAGTAAGATGTTTTATTAATCACCCCCAAAGGGAAAATCATTATTAGTGATTGAGGTAATGACATATCTATATAAATAAATTCTGCCATTACCCCACCCTGTCCCTCCAATTCTGCAGGTCCAGTGAGAGTGATACCCAGTCAGAGTGCTGGGATGTGGGGGCAGAGAGGCTCCAGTTCGCCCCCCCTGGTCCTCACCTGGACGGGTCATTTCAGTAGTATTGCTGTTTTATATGTCGTTTCCATTGTATGTTTTATAATTTTGTCTGTTTCAGTTGTTTGTCGTTTCTATTGTGTTTTATGAAATCGTTTTTTAATGTGTTTAATAAAGATTAATTGTTTGACAGGTTCCTTCTCTACTAATGTTTACTGGAATGACTCGATGAGCCAGGAGAAATGCTACAATAacttaatggtggtagtagtgaacAGCGAGGAAGTCGAAGCAGTTTTGAATTTTAACAGAGAAAGAAGGCGACCCGCTAAGTGATATTTTATTAAAATAGGCTATTATAAAACATTCTTATAACTAAGAATTATAATCTAAGTCCTAACAATTTAGACCCTAGAATAGATTAAACAGTTATatttgaagtgttttaatatTGTTGAGGTGTAAAATTGTATCCCAAATAGTTGATCTTCTAAAATGACCAATTTAGCAGTTGTCAGTTTAAAACCATTTGATTGGCTGTTGTCGCGTGCCACGAACTCTCCACTGCTGGCGCACGACACCATCTGATTGGCTGCTTTCCAAAACACGGAAAAGCCCAAAGATGCATGTTGTCAAGCTTGCCTTCAGTCGAGTTCTCAATTAATTGAACCCATCGCATTGTTCAGAAGTTTAGACACCGCTTTCTTTATTCTGGCACATTCTGATTGTCAGACACAAGTCTGTTGGGAATATGAACGCAATGATTTGTCAACTCCAACACCTACCGCGTTACATGGAGTCCGAAAACAGGAGATTCCAACCGTGGCGGGACTACATGAAGCTAGCGGACGCAGTGCGGGAGATGCAGTTAGGGAACTTCACCCCAGAACCGTCAACCGTTGAGGGTCATGACTCCGGGATATGGTCGACCATGGTGGAATTTGAGGAGTTTCCGCCGCGAGCCTTGCTGTCACCGATAACACCTGTGCCGACACCACCCCTAGGGCACGAAATGAAACCCCTGGATTCCGAAATCGTCCCCTTGCATAAACACGCTGCTTTACGTCCGAGCAGCACCAAGGGTCCCGAGCCCCCTACAGCAGCGTCCAGATCCTCCGCGGGCACCCGGGGCCAGAAGGAGAGAATGAAGAAGACCTGCTCTAAGACGCCGGAGGAGGTGTCATCACCTGAGCGCAAGATCTGCAGCTTCTGCAAACACAACGGGGAGTCAGAGTCTGTGTATGGGTCCCACAGTCTCAAGAACCAGGATGGGGACGTGGTATGCCCGTACCTGCGGCAATATATCTGCCCTCTCTGTGGGGCCACCAAGGCCAAAGCCCACACCAAGCGCTTCTGTCCCCAAGTCGAAACCACATACAGCTCGGTCTATGTCAAGTCATAGAAgcgctagctctggtccaggccGTTACTGCGCTACCCTCTAGACCTACTAACATAGTCAACTTGTTGTTGCGGGATGGGTGGGACCAGAGCTAGAGAAGCGCTGGAGAGACTTCAGGCTGTTGTTTTGCAGACTTTCTTGAGCGTCTCTAGCACTGTATGCGGACAATTGTAAGAGGATTTACGAGTGGATATTTAGCTTAGACGCAGTTTGGAACAGGCTGACAAGTTTGTAGACTGTGTAATTTCCTGTTAGTCGTgtgatttttattatttatttccttGACTTTTTCTCGTGTGTTTTCAACCATTGTCGCGTATTTCTATGTATTTATGACGTGTGATTATTTGCGTGCCCGTGCATTTATTTTCAACACATTTTGggtttgagtttttttttttcttctttaaagTGGAAATGTCTCTGTCTGTGACCAAACTAACTGTGTCTTTACATGTTGGTGTGAGATTTTGTAAAACCTCAACCTCTTAATGTGTCGCCTACTGTGTCGCCCTTACCAACAAACTCTCACTGCAGAATTAAACGTTTATCCACGTTTCTCCCTGCTACTTTGGGTAGGAAAAAACGGAAGTGTTGTCTTGTTTTGAGACTTGTTTTCCTGACTTTAAAACGACATGCTCTAATCTAACTGTACATCTGCAAGTCTACAGGCCTAAAATAACTATTATAAGAACATTGCTATTGACAAGACTATTTTATGATGTGGTGAGCAGAGCTACTTTGTATTTCTCATTTACCATGCTAGCTACTATTGAGAACTGTTATATTTGAATTACTTTAATAGATCTAgaagtgtttttttattttatttttttttatttgacttttCAACCTCGATGCATCTTACATTGGCTGTACAGGACTTTAATGTTAAGTCTAATCTCACTTTAAAGAACTGCGCTACCCCATGTTGAATAGTATGTTTGTTTATTATGATACATGTcttctataataataataacaataatatctGCATTGGCTACTCCTGTGTGTCTTAATTATCAGCGAGGTGTCCCTGtgctgtggtctaaagtagtgcactatatagggcattgTCTACAGGTAGACTTTAGATCTTAGTGGTAAAGGTGATATGTATGCTGGGAATCTTTAGACTGGTTAGTTATTCAAAAGGCAATCGCACATGTGAGCTGTCTTTGTTGCAGATGcctggtaacagttgaataaaatgAGAAAACATAATAAACCTGCCACTGCTCTTCATTAAGCTTTAAGCCTCGAGGTCTTGCTCAGAGCTGTTTTTAATTTGCACCCTTATTTAAACATAGCTCTGCCCACATCCGTTCAATGCATCAAATGGGGTTGGAGTAGAGGGAACACAAGCGTATGTTACCACATATAATAATGTGCATTTCATAAGTATTCTAATAaagtgtgtatataaagtattAAACGATACTGTAAAACCACAACGATGACATGACCCGTCAAGTAAAATTTTATAAATCGTCGCGTACTGTGCAGGATAAACCGTCAGAGTAATAGGAAGTGGAGGTATTAACTCATGTTCACATTTACAGCATCATATGCCCGGGCATTTAATTATTAAGACCTTTAGGCAATAttgtctggagggtgaaaatcccaaaacatcCTCTTTTACAAAGAGTATTATTTATGtcacctcccctgtctgatatcttgACTTTCTCTATGCCACCAAATCTAAAGGTCACGGGAGAAGAGCTGTCAGACTGTATGGCATTACTCAATGACACTGACCCCAATCTCAAATTCACTATGGAATGTGACACTAAACGTGTTCATTACCTCGATATGTGGATTGAGAAATCAAACGGAACCCTGTTGACAACTCTGTATAGAAAAGAAACGGACAGAAATACTCTAATACAGGCGAACAGCTTCCACGCTGAGCCATTTAAAAAGAGGACTTCCAAGAAGCGAGTTTTTCAGTCTGTGCCGTATATGCCACTCCACTCCGGACAACCTAGAAAAAGAAGCGGAGGTGCGCAATAGGTCTCTAGGAAGCCGCTACTCTCCACGGTGTGTGGATGGAGCTTGATTTGGCAATGGGGAAAACACGAGATGGAGCACTATAAAATTGACCCACgagctaaagaacactgtaatgttcaccACCACATATACTTTCAACTCGCGCAAAGTGGGAGATGCTGTCAAGACACACATGTTTTATCATCGGACCCAGCTCTGCCAGCTGAATTTAAGAACCCACCACATATTGTATATAAGAGAGGTCGCAATTTACGCAACAAATTGGTCCATGCCAACTGCCAGCCACAAAATAAAGTGAACCAGGCGCTTTTATGCCCTCTTCCGAATGGTAGCTATAAATGCAGAGGCTGCGCACTGTGCAACAGTGCCACGTacctagtggttcgagcgttcGGCTACCAACCGAAAgtttgcaagttcgaatccccgagttgacaaggtacaaatatgtcattctgcccctgaacaggcagttaacccactgttcctagtccgtcattaaacatttgaatttgttcttaactgacatgcctagttaaataaaataaataaatgcacgtTCATGTTATGTTGAAAACGTCAAATGACTGATGCTTTTTCTTGCACTCTACCCGATGATTTATGAAAACTTACTTCCACGTCCTGGTTGTGGttttacagtcatgtttaatacctttaCCGTCCTCtacagtcatgtttaatacccttaacgtcctcgttgtggttttacagtcatgtttaatacctttaacgtccCGTTGTGGTTCtacagtcatgtttaatacctttaacgtcctcgttgtggttctacagtcatgtttaatacctttaacgtcctcgttgtggttctacagtcatgtttaatacctttaacgtcctcgttgtggttctacagtcatgtttaatacctttaacgtcctcgttgtggttctacagtcatgtttaatacctttaacgtcctGGTTGTGGTTCtacagtcatgtttaatacctttaacgtcctcgttgtggttttacagtcatgtttaatacccttaacgtcctcgttgtggttctacagtcatgtttaatacctttaacgtTCTCGTTGTGGGTTTACATTCATGTTTAATACCTTTTATGTACACATTTCATTAGAATACTGATGAAATGCACATTGTTATGTTTGGTAACATACGCCTGTG from Oncorhynchus clarkii lewisi isolate Uvic-CL-2024 unplaced genomic scaffold, UVic_Ocla_1.0 unplaced_contig_11936_pilon_pilon, whole genome shotgun sequence encodes:
- the LOC139405397 gene encoding afadin- and alpha-actinin-binding protein-like, producing MASRCGQGRAAGSQKRRQESSDLQDTYLLHGEPSPPLSNLSLHASWWSGRDEHRETGPSLGEQLVERNQHVARLQDALRREREKGSSLQCRCNQQGSELRRREQHSARLKERLTQLAERHRERGASMELLNPVPRGQVKRDRPARTNGRKEEAALRVMLERREAEIREAMKLRHKLTTLLHALRADMERTLLDTVGDQEEDPDSANMLVQSEESLGEHVTGGVVQGWKSVQRRLGDLLSQGRVAVGTDQDKLLAQLETELDQSQQLVKLQQHLLQDSVITPVPAALTDCYFLEEWERLQDSWAELEHQKRSFHRERRAFTDAAIRLGHERREFEQQRACVVKQQYLFDSPLGRTLQRHNRRESTVLNLSDSDHMILSGCRPATPSSAESGIIPWLGSSVSLQVHGKVKVHTPSTPELYSALQLPYSCRSSESDTQSECWDVGAERLQFAPPGPHLDGSFQ
- the LOC139405425 gene encoding nanos homolog 3-like → MNAMICQLQHLPRYMESENRRFQPWRDYMKLADAVREMQLGNFTPEPSTVEGHDSGIWSTMVEFEEFPPRALLSPITPVPTPPLGHEMKPLDSEIVPLHKHAALRPSSTKGPEPPTAASRSSAGTRGQKERMKKTCSKTPEEVSSPERKICSFCKHNGESESVYGSHSLKNQDGDVVCPYLRQYICPLCGATKAKAHTKRFCPQVETTYSSVYVKS